Proteins encoded by one window of Tunturibacter psychrotolerans:
- a CDS encoding ABC transporter permease produces MMKFPESFSNIPGRETLARSQVLQRSWPVFLDLCVAGIGLACFYGVVVIARYWFGHPEPEIVISQSPRALPQYAFYSVVRIFLAYLLSLIFAIGYGYIAAYSKRVEPLMIAGLDILQSIPVLSFLPGVMLAMVALFPTRQIGVEMGAIVLIFTGQVWNMAFSFYSSIKSIPRELTEAANIYKFSRLQKLIQLELPYAAIGLVWNSMVSVAGGWFFLMACEMFVLGTRDFRLPGLGSYLQTAAGTGNYMAITWGLLTMVAIIVATDQLVWRPVIAWSDKFKFEQVESASRVHSPMLHLFQHSRGLQSLRRYTVVPLEESLYRRLAEERGVGANTNAAKPVRRKAKNGILSTVLRGLVILIASAAVLYAAWQALTLLREVHGSQFAGILKGAMATFLRVNVSLIIAAAWTIPAGVAIGFHPRLARIAQPIAQIAASVPATALFPVILLALIRIGGGMNIGSIALMLLGTQWYILFNVIAGAMAIPSDLKEVATLFHFTTIQKWKTVILPGIFPFLITGMVTASGGAWNASIIAEYFRLKNQTLQTVGLGATISAATDSGQFQILLLATIVMAIMVVTINRLVWRPLYRLAETRYKLGG; encoded by the coding sequence ATGATGAAGTTTCCGGAGAGCTTCAGCAACATCCCCGGAAGGGAGACGCTAGCCCGCTCGCAGGTGTTACAGCGCAGCTGGCCTGTGTTTCTCGATCTCTGCGTCGCCGGAATCGGCCTGGCGTGCTTCTACGGCGTCGTCGTGATTGCACGTTATTGGTTCGGTCATCCTGAGCCGGAGATCGTCATCTCGCAAAGCCCGCGCGCGCTGCCGCAATATGCGTTCTATTCCGTCGTGCGCATCTTTCTCGCATACCTACTGAGCCTGATCTTCGCCATCGGCTACGGCTACATCGCCGCGTACAGCAAGCGCGTGGAGCCGTTGATGATCGCAGGACTCGACATTCTACAGTCGATTCCAGTGCTCAGCTTTCTGCCTGGCGTGATGCTGGCAATGGTAGCTCTGTTTCCCACCCGACAGATAGGCGTCGAGATGGGCGCAATTGTGCTGATCTTCACCGGCCAGGTGTGGAACATGGCCTTCAGCTTTTACTCCTCGATCAAAAGCATCCCGCGAGAGCTTACCGAAGCCGCAAACATCTACAAGTTTTCGCGCCTGCAGAAGTTGATCCAGTTAGAGCTTCCCTACGCAGCCATTGGCTTAGTGTGGAACTCGATGGTATCGGTTGCGGGTGGATGGTTCTTCCTGATGGCATGCGAGATGTTCGTGCTGGGAACGCGCGACTTCCGGCTTCCTGGGCTTGGATCGTACCTGCAGACCGCAGCTGGAACCGGAAACTACATGGCAATCACATGGGGATTGTTGACCATGGTTGCGATCATCGTCGCCACCGATCAGCTCGTCTGGCGGCCGGTGATTGCATGGAGCGACAAGTTTAAATTTGAGCAGGTAGAGAGCGCATCGCGAGTGCACTCGCCTATGTTGCATCTGTTCCAACACTCGCGCGGGCTGCAAAGTCTGCGGCGGTATACGGTTGTTCCTTTAGAGGAAAGCCTGTATCGACGACTTGCGGAAGAGCGTGGCGTCGGAGCAAACACAAACGCTGCGAAGCCCGTGCGACGAAAGGCAAAGAACGGAATCTTGTCGACCGTGCTGCGCGGGCTTGTCATACTAATTGCCTCGGCTGCAGTTCTCTACGCGGCCTGGCAGGCGTTGACACTGCTGCGTGAGGTACATGGAAGCCAGTTCGCCGGCATTCTAAAGGGCGCCATGGCCACCTTCCTGCGAGTGAATGTGTCGCTCATTATTGCTGCTGCGTGGACCATCCCAGCCGGCGTTGCGATTGGGTTTCATCCTCGACTGGCACGAATCGCTCAGCCCATCGCGCAGATTGCAGCATCCGTTCCCGCCACCGCGCTCTTTCCCGTCATCCTCCTTGCTCTTATCCGTATCGGCGGCGGCATGAACATCGGCTCAATCGCTCTCATGCTTCTGGGCACTCAGTGGTACATCCTGTTCAACGTGATCGCAGGCGCAATGGCGATCCCCTCCGATCTGAAGGAGGTCGCGACGTTGTTTCACTTCACGACCATTCAGAAGTGGAAGACCGTAATTTTGCCTGGAATCTTTCCGTTCCTGATCACAGGCATGGTGACCGCGTCGGGCGGCGCGTGGAATGCGAGCATTATCGCCGAGTACTTCCGGCTGAAGAATCAAACGCTGCAGACGGTCGGGCTTGGAGCTACCATCAGTGCGGCGACAGACAGCGGACAGTTTCAGATTCTGCTGCTGGCGACGATCGTGATGGCGATCATGGTGGTTACGATCAATCGGCTGGTCTGGCGGCCACTCTATCGACTCGCAGAGACACGTTACAAATTAGGCGGCTGA
- a CDS encoding ABC transporter ATP-binding protein has protein sequence MQTAIIRAERVEKYYAQPSENRIQVISPTDLSIGAGEIVALLGPSGSGKSTLLRMLTGLSTPSAGEVYWHEKPIATASVNVSIVFQSFALFPWLTVLENVDAPLKARGMEPAERRKRSLKILDTVGLDGFQAAYPKELSGGMRQRVGFARALVVEPEVLFMDEPFSALDVLTAENLRSELLELWQNKTIPTQAIFIVTHNIEEAVLLADRIIVLGRNPGHVRTDFQVAIPHPRDRKATSFTQLVDYIYKVLTQPDAQPPALPQTSTGKPVRDQRQMHYQMLPHARPGGIAGLLELVLDHNGKDDIYRLADDLAFQIDDLLPIVDAAQLLGFLTVTEGDAAITPTGAEYANSEILRQKELFRSAAVENVLLLRQIVRAIESKSDRSVPEEFFHDMLDEQFSEDETLRQLETAINWGRYAEIFDFDASRRRFIQSEKLHHDADTSSTAEIDA, from the coding sequence ATGCAGACAGCCATCATACGTGCCGAACGCGTCGAAAAATACTACGCGCAACCAAGCGAAAATCGCATTCAGGTAATCTCGCCGACAGACCTGTCGATCGGGGCCGGCGAGATCGTTGCATTACTTGGGCCGTCAGGCTCTGGGAAATCTACTCTTCTGCGAATGTTGACCGGTTTATCGACGCCTTCTGCCGGCGAAGTTTACTGGCACGAAAAGCCAATTGCAACGGCAAGTGTAAACGTTTCCATCGTGTTTCAAAGCTTCGCTCTCTTCCCGTGGCTAACGGTGCTCGAGAATGTCGACGCGCCACTGAAGGCGCGCGGCATGGAGCCGGCGGAGCGCCGAAAACGCAGCCTCAAGATCCTCGATACGGTTGGTCTGGACGGCTTCCAGGCCGCTTATCCGAAGGAGCTGTCGGGCGGCATGCGACAGCGCGTGGGTTTCGCCCGCGCGCTGGTTGTTGAGCCTGAAGTATTGTTCATGGATGAGCCGTTCTCCGCTTTGGATGTGCTGACGGCAGAGAATCTGCGCAGCGAACTGCTGGAGCTCTGGCAAAACAAAACGATTCCGACACAAGCAATCTTCATCGTTACACATAACATCGAAGAGGCGGTTTTGCTGGCCGATCGCATCATCGTGCTCGGTCGGAATCCCGGCCACGTGAGGACCGACTTCCAGGTCGCAATTCCGCATCCACGCGACCGAAAGGCGACCTCCTTCACGCAACTGGTCGACTACATCTACAAGGTGCTGACGCAGCCGGATGCACAGCCACCGGCGCTACCGCAGACCTCGACCGGCAAGCCCGTACGCGATCAAAGGCAGATGCACTACCAGATGCTTCCGCACGCGCGGCCCGGTGGAATCGCAGGTTTGCTTGAGCTAGTGCTAGACCACAACGGCAAGGACGACATCTACCGCCTAGCCGATGATCTCGCATTCCAAATCGACGATCTCCTGCCCATTGTGGACGCCGCGCAACTGCTTGGCTTTCTGACGGTTACAGAAGGCGACGCTGCCATTACTCCCACTGGCGCCGAATATGCGAACTCAGAGATCCTGCGCCAGAAAGAGCTCTTTCGCAGCGCCGCAGTGGAGAACGTTCTGCTGCTGCGCCAGATCGTGCGCGCGATCGAGTCCAAGAGCGACCGCAGCGTGCCGGAGGAGTTCTTCCACGACATGCTCGACGAGCAGTTCAGCGAAGACGAGACCCTTCGTCAGTTGGAAACGGCGATCAACTGGGGCCGCTACGCAGAGATCTTCGACTTCGATGCGTCTCGACGACGTTTCATTCAGTCCGAGAAGCTGCATCACGACGCGGACACAAGCTCCACCGCGGAGATCGATGCATGA
- a CDS encoding response regulator, with amino-acid sequence MADLTSTATPKPKVLVADDEQVIANTLAIILNQAGFEARAVFSGEKAVESLESFKPDMLISDVIMTGMTGIEAAIITRSKLPSCKILLFSGQAATADLLEKARAQGHEFEILAKPVHPTDLLAKLRG; translated from the coding sequence ATGGCAGATTTAACCTCTACCGCAACACCCAAGCCCAAGGTGCTGGTCGCTGACGACGAGCAGGTGATTGCGAATACTCTGGCAATAATCCTCAATCAGGCGGGCTTTGAAGCTCGCGCAGTCTTCAGCGGCGAGAAGGCCGTCGAGTCGCTTGAGAGCTTTAAACCCGACATGCTCATCAGCGACGTCATCATGACCGGTATGACCGGGATCGAAGCAGCAATCATCACCCGGAGCAAGCTGCCGAGTTGTAAGATCCTGCTCTTTTCAGGCCAGGCCGCTACTGCGGATCTGCTCGAAAAAGCTCGCGCGCAAGGGCACGAGTTCGAAATCCTCGCGAAGCCCGTCCACCCTACCGATCTTTTGGCAAAGTTGCGCGGCTAA
- a CDS encoding putative colanic acid biosynthesis acetyltransferase, which translates to MPKQIHYNAAEHISAETAADPYLRPAFSLQDRLRRLNWNLCWAILYRTSPRPLHSWRAFLLRRFGAKMGPNCHFYPRSKVWAPWNLICAEQVTAGDGAEIYNPAPVTLGSHAILSQDAYVCAATHDYDDPAFPLIAYAMQIGAYAWVCARASVAPGVNVGEGAVLGLGSVATRTLEPWTVYAGVPAVKVKERRQFPVSSSTQEQP; encoded by the coding sequence ATGCCGAAGCAGATTCACTACAACGCGGCAGAGCATATCTCGGCGGAGACAGCCGCGGACCCCTATCTGCGTCCGGCGTTTTCGTTGCAGGACAGGCTGCGGCGACTGAACTGGAATCTGTGTTGGGCAATCTTGTATAGAACGTCACCACGCCCGTTACATTCCTGGCGTGCGTTTCTTCTTCGTCGGTTCGGAGCGAAGATGGGGCCGAACTGTCACTTCTACCCGCGCTCGAAGGTATGGGCTCCGTGGAACCTGATCTGTGCCGAACAAGTGACGGCCGGAGACGGCGCCGAGATCTACAACCCCGCGCCGGTGACGCTCGGTTCGCACGCCATCCTGTCTCAGGATGCGTATGTTTGCGCGGCGACCCATGACTATGACGACCCGGCGTTCCCTCTGATCGCTTATGCGATGCAGATTGGGGCATACGCCTGGGTCTGTGCGAGGGCGTCAGTGGCGCCTGGGGTGAATGTGGGTGAGGGAGCTGTCCTCGGGCTGGGATCGGTTGCGACGCGAACTCTCGAGCCCTGGACTGTGTATGCGGGGGTGCCTGCTGTCAAAGTAAAGGAACGACGTCAGTTCCCTGTTTCTTCTTCGACCCAGGAGCAACCGTAA
- a CDS encoding glycosyltransferase — protein sequence MRILHIIGTLNPAAGGPTESVRVLLSYGPIGYTGEVVTLDDPSAPYLNDVGFPVHALGPVRTTYGFNSKLLPWLRENRHRFDGVVVNGLWQYCGYAAWRTLAGNTPYVVFTHGMLDPYFKHAFPLKHIKKWLYWIPAEYWILRGAYRVLFTSKAEKRLAEQSFWLHRWNGYVVPYGASGPTGDPDVQRRAFFAKCPEAKGKRYLVFLGRIHRKKGCDMLIDAFAKVAADDPDLYLVMAGPDQQQWSAKLKQTAANLGIKDRVFWPGMVTGDAKWGAFYGSEAFILPSHQENFGIAVAEALACGKPVLLADKVNIAEEIAEDGAGLMELDTPDGTLKLLRGWISMTVAERQRMAELAYQCFHRRYDMRENAKAIIRLFGTATVLTPTAVESE from the coding sequence ATGCGGATTCTGCACATCATTGGAACACTGAACCCTGCGGCAGGCGGCCCTACGGAGTCGGTTCGGGTTCTGCTCAGCTACGGTCCGATCGGCTATACCGGCGAGGTGGTAACGCTGGACGATCCGTCAGCACCTTACCTGAACGATGTCGGATTTCCGGTTCACGCGTTGGGTCCGGTGCGTACCACGTATGGCTTCAACTCAAAGCTGTTGCCCTGGCTGCGCGAAAATCGTCATCGCTTTGACGGTGTGGTGGTGAATGGACTTTGGCAGTACTGCGGGTATGCGGCGTGGCGAACGCTCGCGGGCAACACTCCCTACGTTGTGTTTACGCATGGCATGCTCGATCCCTACTTCAAACACGCGTTTCCGCTGAAACATATCAAGAAGTGGCTCTACTGGATACCGGCGGAGTACTGGATCCTGCGCGGAGCGTATCGGGTGCTGTTTACTTCGAAGGCGGAGAAGCGGCTCGCGGAGCAAAGCTTCTGGCTGCATCGCTGGAATGGCTATGTGGTGCCGTACGGTGCGAGCGGTCCGACGGGCGATCCTGACGTGCAGAGGCGTGCTTTTTTTGCGAAGTGCCCTGAAGCGAAGGGCAAGAGATATCTGGTGTTTCTCGGGCGGATTCATCGCAAGAAGGGTTGCGATATGCTGATCGACGCGTTCGCGAAGGTCGCAGCCGATGACCCCGATCTTTACCTCGTGATGGCGGGACCGGACCAGCAGCAGTGGAGCGCGAAGTTGAAGCAGACGGCCGCGAACCTGGGGATCAAAGACCGGGTCTTCTGGCCGGGCATGGTCACCGGAGATGCGAAGTGGGGAGCGTTTTACGGGTCGGAGGCTTTCATCCTGCCTTCCCACCAGGAGAACTTTGGGATTGCGGTTGCCGAGGCTCTGGCTTGCGGAAAACCCGTCCTGCTGGCCGATAAAGTGAATATTGCCGAAGAGATTGCTGAGGACGGTGCGGGGTTGATGGAACTCGACACCCCCGATGGCACCTTGAAGCTGCTTAGGGGTTGGATCAGTATGACAGTTGCCGAGCGTCAACGCATGGCTGAGCTGGCATATCAGTGTTTCCATCGCCGTTATGACATGCGCGAGAATGCGAAGGCGATCATCCGGTTATTTGGAACGGCTACAGTACTCACTCCCACCGCAGTGGAATCCGAGTAG
- a CDS encoding glycosyltransferase family 4 protein: MVLPPSGVGNGLKNKVRLAYLVSHPIQYQAPLLRRIAQEPDIDLTVFFGSDFSIRGYQDKGFGIEVKWDVPLLDGYRHKFLPVIRDDGTQTVTTPLSYGIFSELRGRNGEPGYDLLWTHGYNTVNAFHGMLAAKALGIPVLLRAESWLRDRSRSGPKLILKKMFFQFLKNMVAGVLPVGTMNAEYWQHYLGDDVPTFLMPYAVDNEYFQRRSREAVARRYELRKELGLDAARPVILFASKLQQRKHCVDLLDAYERLINDKTDHPQPYLLIVGDGEERNALEERTKAKGLAGVRFCGFRNQSELPRFFDLSSVFVLPARHEAWGLVVNEAMNAARAVILSDDIGCQPDLVTDGVEGCVFPVGDVNALTEALRRVLATPETAEQMGRHALDRINAWSFEEDILALRGAIAQLTRKIVA, translated from the coding sequence ATGGTTTTACCACCGTCAGGGGTCGGCAATGGGTTGAAAAACAAGGTGAGGCTGGCCTATCTGGTTAGCCACCCTATCCAGTACCAGGCTCCACTGCTGCGGCGAATCGCGCAGGAGCCGGACATCGATCTGACCGTGTTCTTCGGCTCGGACTTTTCGATTCGCGGCTACCAGGATAAAGGCTTCGGCATCGAGGTAAAGTGGGACGTGCCGTTGCTCGATGGATACCGTCATAAGTTTCTGCCGGTGATTCGTGACGATGGAACGCAAACCGTGACGACTCCATTGAGCTACGGCATCTTCAGCGAGCTTCGCGGCCGCAACGGTGAACCCGGGTACGATCTGCTGTGGACGCACGGCTACAACACGGTGAATGCATTCCATGGAATGCTGGCCGCCAAAGCGCTGGGGATTCCGGTGCTGCTACGAGCGGAGTCGTGGCTGCGCGACCGTTCGCGAAGTGGGCCAAAACTTATTTTGAAGAAGATGTTCTTTCAGTTCTTGAAAAACATGGTGGCCGGTGTTCTGCCGGTCGGGACGATGAACGCGGAGTACTGGCAACACTATCTTGGCGATGATGTGCCGACCTTTCTGATGCCCTACGCAGTCGACAATGAATACTTTCAACGACGAAGCCGCGAAGCGGTCGCAAGACGCTACGAGTTGCGAAAAGAACTAGGGCTCGACGCGGCAAGACCGGTCATTCTGTTTGCTTCAAAGCTGCAACAACGGAAACACTGCGTCGATCTACTGGATGCCTACGAGCGTCTGATCAACGACAAGACGGACCATCCACAACCTTACCTGCTCATCGTTGGCGACGGTGAGGAACGAAATGCACTTGAAGAGAGGACCAAGGCGAAGGGATTAGCCGGCGTGCGATTCTGCGGTTTTCGCAATCAATCGGAGCTGCCAAGATTCTTCGATCTTTCAAGCGTGTTTGTGTTGCCTGCACGTCATGAAGCCTGGGGATTGGTCGTGAATGAGGCGATGAATGCCGCCCGGGCTGTGATCCTCTCTGACGATATCGGGTGTCAGCCCGATCTGGTGACCGACGGCGTGGAGGGATGCGTCTTTCCCGTGGGCGATGTGAACGCGTTGACTGAGGCGTTGCGCCGCGTGCTTGCTACACCTGAGACCGCGGAACAGATGGGCCGGCATGCGCTCGATCGAATTAACGCATGGAGCTTTGAAGAGGACATTCTGGCGCTTCGCGGAGCCATTGCACAGCTGACACGTAAGATCGTTGCGTAG
- a CDS encoding polysaccharide biosynthesis/export family protein, with amino-acid sequence MRQKQEGRTGASKLVNQVVWRRVWFASVALLLMVVSARYAEAQFSGPALGISSEVNPPITITTDPAILFPAGRDPYLGVGDVFSVRIFGNADYVAGARIGLDGTVQLPLIGNVTVDGLTLHQAQDLIAQKLKAAGMYRDPQVSVQVTDSPNQIVTVIGELHGIVPVIGQRRLFDVLAALGSGGGGGGGATTVVSGGGGLPPTASHVITINRYGMAEPIVIDLGTDPQKSALINIPIFPRDTIIVPRVGVVYLLGAFKTQGAIPLQQNSPITLMKIAALAGGPGWEGRFNDLRIIRTTGTTRQVVKIDLSKVINGKAPDPVLQAEDIVFLPTNPMKSAIKNGGISTLLGIVSIFLIAVQ; translated from the coding sequence ATGAGACAGAAACAGGAAGGCCGAACTGGCGCAAGCAAGCTTGTGAATCAGGTCGTCTGGCGCAGGGTATGGTTTGCTTCAGTTGCTCTTCTCCTGATGGTCGTCTCCGCTCGCTACGCCGAGGCACAGTTCAGCGGGCCTGCACTCGGGATCTCGAGTGAAGTAAATCCCCCCATCACGATAACGACCGATCCGGCAATTTTGTTTCCCGCGGGCCGAGACCCCTATTTGGGGGTCGGGGATGTTTTCTCAGTTCGGATCTTCGGAAACGCGGACTACGTTGCAGGGGCACGGATAGGCCTTGACGGTACAGTCCAACTACCCCTGATCGGGAATGTGACGGTGGACGGTCTGACACTGCATCAGGCCCAGGATCTGATCGCGCAAAAGCTGAAGGCGGCGGGGATGTATCGCGACCCCCAAGTGTCAGTCCAGGTCACAGACTCGCCCAATCAGATCGTCACTGTCATAGGAGAGCTGCACGGCATTGTTCCGGTGATTGGCCAACGGCGACTGTTCGATGTATTGGCGGCACTGGGTTCCGGAGGCGGAGGCGGAGGCGGAGCGACAACAGTTGTATCCGGAGGCGGCGGACTGCCCCCGACGGCAAGCCACGTGATTACGATCAATCGTTATGGCATGGCGGAGCCGATTGTGATCGACCTCGGAACCGATCCTCAAAAGAGCGCGCTGATCAATATTCCGATCTTTCCACGCGACACGATTATTGTGCCTCGGGTCGGCGTTGTTTATCTTCTGGGCGCCTTCAAGACCCAGGGCGCCATTCCGCTGCAACAGAACTCCCCAATCACTTTGATGAAGATAGCGGCGCTGGCAGGAGGGCCCGGATGGGAAGGTAGATTCAACGATCTCAGGATCATCCGCACGACGGGTACAACCCGACAGGTGGTCAAAATCGACCTCTCGAAGGTGATTAACGGGAAGGCACCTGATCCTGTGCTTCAGGCCGAAGACATCGTGTTCCTACCTACCAATCCTATGAAGTCGGCGATCAAGAACGGCGGTATCTCTACGCTGTTGGGTATCGTTTCTATTTTCCTTATCGCTGTTCAGTAG
- a CDS encoding GumC family protein, whose amino-acid sequence MGSKNTQPPLVGVPETNQAGFSTTVTDTTLSEALIVLRKRKLVLIIAALLALAYGIFKAESQPKLYESYGRIQVRSGSSNEYRVSTVQEYGGDSNAKLLSEIEILKSDSLMLTVCRQMDLANNADFLEQKGPLEHASLDDADTRQDTVHRIQSNLHITIVPKTDIIRISYSSLNPKLSADIVNKVIADYMQHTYQTRFESSQRASVWLSGTLDGLKQEVEASQEQMMDMQRRLGILGFDPTHNQITASLDDLARAAGAAKLQRIIAEARYRVVSGMDPNTLEGTIELTPGTAPGELNMLRGQLAGARASYATLESSLGPNHPQAKAIRAQIDEYVKEIDDEQNRLITQAKQNYVIAKANEDQTTAALETQKTEAYKLRDQLVEYTLRQREYEANRTLYDGLQQRLRTASVQSGLESLEVDVVDQALPPAQPLLRPQSTVILTALVFGLLAGVVVAFLMESLDTGLRSIAEIESITELPSLAIIPRARKSSVDQAATLTTAQRNVGILTQPKSQFAEAFRSLRTSLLLSNTGHPPKYIVLTSATPSEGKTTAASNLAAILAQRDTRVLLIDGDLRRPNIHHRFGLNGKIGLTTVLTGATKLEDTVQRVPEIPNLDILPSGPVPPFPTEMLSSDAMETILKRCGDLYDYIVIDSPPILSVTDGVILARQADAVVLVVRHGKSSKHVVRRARDLLLRSGAAITGIVLNAVDLNSPEYYGYYGYSGYSYSSVDSDSWESQTVAHGDHTKGGETKR is encoded by the coding sequence ATGGGTTCTAAAAATACGCAGCCGCCGCTTGTGGGTGTTCCGGAAACGAACCAGGCAGGGTTCAGTACTACGGTTACAGATACTACGCTGTCTGAAGCACTGATTGTGCTGCGGAAACGCAAGCTGGTCCTGATAATTGCGGCATTACTTGCACTTGCGTACGGCATCTTCAAAGCAGAATCCCAACCAAAGCTCTATGAGTCCTATGGGCGCATTCAAGTTCGGTCCGGCTCGTCGAATGAATACCGGGTCAGCACGGTGCAGGAGTATGGCGGCGATTCCAACGCGAAACTATTGAGCGAGATCGAGATCCTGAAGAGCGATTCGCTGATGCTGACTGTGTGCCGTCAGATGGATCTTGCCAACAACGCAGACTTTCTCGAGCAGAAGGGCCCTCTGGAGCATGCGAGCCTGGATGACGCCGATACCAGGCAGGATACGGTCCATCGAATCCAGAGCAACCTGCACATCACCATCGTTCCGAAGACTGACATTATCCGCATCAGCTATAGCAGCCTGAATCCGAAGCTTTCGGCGGATATCGTCAACAAGGTGATCGCGGACTATATGCAACACACCTATCAGACGCGATTTGAGTCTTCGCAGCGCGCCTCTGTGTGGCTTTCGGGCACGCTTGATGGCTTGAAGCAGGAGGTCGAGGCATCGCAGGAACAGATGATGGACATGCAGCGTCGGCTCGGCATCCTGGGATTCGATCCGACCCACAATCAGATCACCGCGTCTCTTGACGACCTTGCCCGGGCGGCAGGTGCGGCAAAGCTGCAGCGCATCATCGCCGAAGCCCGCTACCGGGTGGTAAGCGGAATGGATCCCAACACGCTCGAAGGTACGATTGAGTTGACTCCAGGAACGGCGCCAGGAGAGCTCAACATGCTGCGTGGACAGCTCGCGGGAGCAAGAGCGAGCTATGCGACGCTGGAGTCTTCGCTGGGACCGAATCACCCGCAAGCCAAAGCCATCAGGGCGCAGATCGATGAGTACGTCAAAGAGATCGACGACGAGCAAAACCGCCTGATCACGCAGGCGAAGCAGAACTACGTCATCGCGAAGGCGAATGAAGACCAGACGACTGCCGCGCTTGAGACCCAGAAGACCGAGGCCTATAAGCTGCGCGATCAGTTGGTAGAGTACACGCTGCGACAGCGGGAGTATGAGGCCAACCGAACGCTGTATGATGGCCTGCAACAGCGCTTGCGAACGGCCAGTGTGCAGTCAGGACTTGAGTCGCTGGAGGTCGATGTTGTCGATCAGGCGCTGCCACCGGCCCAGCCTCTGCTGCGGCCGCAGTCGACGGTGATCCTGACAGCTCTCGTCTTCGGCCTCTTGGCAGGCGTAGTGGTAGCCTTCCTGATGGAGAGCCTGGACACGGGACTGCGGAGCATCGCGGAGATCGAAAGCATTACGGAGCTGCCATCACTCGCAATCATTCCGCGAGCTCGCAAATCGTCAGTGGATCAGGCCGCGACACTCACAACGGCACAACGAAATGTCGGTATTCTGACACAGCCAAAGTCGCAGTTTGCAGAAGCGTTCCGTTCCCTGCGAACGTCGCTGCTACTCTCCAATACCGGACATCCGCCGAAGTACATCGTTCTGACCAGCGCTACGCCCTCTGAAGGAAAGACGACGGCTGCGAGCAACCTTGCTGCGATCCTGGCGCAACGGGACACTCGCGTTCTGCTGATCGATGGAGACCTTCGCCGGCCCAATATCCATCATCGGTTCGGGTTGAACGGCAAGATCGGGTTGACGACCGTATTGACCGGCGCAACCAAACTGGAGGATACGGTCCAGAGAGTGCCTGAGATTCCCAACCTCGATATTCTGCCGAGTGGACCTGTTCCGCCATTCCCTACGGAGATGCTAAGTTCGGATGCGATGGAGACCATTCTTAAGCGCTGTGGAGATCTGTATGACTACATCGTGATCGACTCTCCGCCAATCCTCTCCGTGACCGATGGCGTGATTCTGGCGCGCCAGGCGGACGCCGTTGTGCTGGTGGTGCGTCATGGCAAATCGAGCAAACATGTGGTGCGAAGAGCAAGAGATCTGCTGCTACGCTCTGGGGCAGCGATTACTGGAATTGTGCTGAATGCAGTTGATCTGAATTCGCCCGAGTACTACGGCTATTACGGCTATTCGGGTTACTCCTACTCAAGTGTGGATTCGGACAGCTGGGAGTCGCAGACTGTCGCCCACGGAGACCACACCAAGGGCGGGGAGACCAAGCGATGA